GACTATGCGGACCTATTACGTCGTGAGCTGGTGTTGGTCCCTGGTGTAAAGAAAGTTTCCATTGATGGCGCCTTGCCAGAGCGAGTTTATGTAGAAATCTCGCGAGAAAAAATGACGGCATTAGGGATCAGTATGCAGCGCATTTTTGATCTGCTTAAAAATCAGAATGTGGTGTCGAATGCGGGTGATATTTTTGTTGGTGATGAGTCAATCAGAATTCACCCCACTGGCGAGTTCAATGATGTAAAAGAAATGGAGCGTTTACTGATCAGCTCTGCAGGTAGTGAACAACTGGTGTATTTAGGTGATATTGCCACGATTCAACGAGGCTTTACGGATCAGCCGAATAAGCTTTATCACTTAAACAGTGAGCCTGCGTTATCGCTGGGTGTGTCATTTATGGCTGGCGTAAATGTGGTTGATGTAGGCCGTGCAGTAATGGCTCGCATTGATGAGCTAGAAGGTGATCGACCACTCGGGATGGAAATTACCAGTGTTTACAATCAGGCAGAAGTAGTTGATCAGTCAGTATCTGCCTTTTTAATTAACCTGCTAGAAGCGGTTGCCATTGTTATTGTAGTGCTCTTGGTTTTTATGGGGGCTCGAAGTGGGATTCTGATGGGGCTGATCCTGTTGCTGACCATTTTAGGTACCTTTATTGTAATGAAGGTAATGGCCATCGACTTGCAAATTATTTCCCTTGGTGCCCTAGTCATTGCTTTGGGAATGTTGGTTGATAATGCCATTGTTATTACTGAAGGAATGTTGATTGGTTTGCAAAAAGGATTGACTAAACTGGAAGCTGCTAAAGCTGTTGTTGATCAAACCAAATGGCCATTACTAGGAGCAACCGTGATTGCTATTATGGCATTTGCACCCATAGGGCTTTCTGCGGACTCTACTGGAGAGTTTGTTGGCTCACTATTTTGGGTTTTACTTGTTGCACTGTTTTTAAGTTGGATCACGGCGATTACTTTAACTCCTTTCTTTTTTGATTTGTTTTATAAAGAAGTCAATACTACTGAAGCCGCGGGTGAGCTTTATCAAGGCGCTTTTTTTACTGCTTATAAAGTGCTGCTTGGCTGGTGTTTAAATCATCGAATCATCACCATAGTGGCTGTGGTGGCTCTGCTGGTTTCGGCATTATTTGGCTTTACCAAAGTAAAAAATGTATTTTTCCCAGCGTCTACAACACCTATCTTCTTTGTCGATTACTGGTTACCAGAAGGTACTGATATAAGAGCCACTGATAAAGCGATTGCGCAGCTTGAAAAAGAAGTAAATGAAGTGCCTGGTGTGGTAGATGTAACAGCAGTTATTGGTGGTGGCTCGCAACGGTTTGTGTTGCCCTATGCACCTGAAGACAGTTACAGTAGTTACGGCCAGTTAATTGTTAATATGGAAGACCTTGAGCAGTTAGAAAAAGCGTTGGTTCAGGTGACGGAATTATTACGAAATCAGCATCCTGAAGCTGATTTTCGTGTCAAAAAACTAGAGAATGGCCCAGCACCTGCGGCGAAAATAGAAGCCCGTTTTTATGGTGAAAATCCAGAAGTTTTGCGTCAGTTGGCGGCTCAGGCAATAAACGTATTTAATGCAGACCCTTGGACGGATAATGTTCGTCATAGCTGGCGTAATAGGGTAAAAGTAATCAGGCCTGAGTTATTGGAAGAACAAGCACGACGGGCAGGAATTACGAAAAATACCTTGGATGAAGCCTTGTTGGTAAACTTTAGTGGTAAAGTGATGGGCACTTACCGGGATGGAACTGATTTAATTCCTATCGTCGTAAGGGCGCCAGATAAAGAGCGGCTGAGTGCATCTAGTTTGACTGAGCTACAAGTATGGAGCCCAGAATACTCCGCTTACTTGCCTATATCACAAATAACCTCAAGTATTAATATTGATTGGGAAAGTCCATTAATTAAGCGGCGCGATCGCAAGCGGATGTTGGCGGTTTATGCTGACCCTGTGTTACTCAGTGATGAAACAGCAGATAGTGTATTTCGCCGACTGAAAAAGCAGGTAGAAGCCATACCACTTCCTGATGGATATCAGTTGGAATGGGGGGGGGAATATGAAACTGCAACAAAAGCTCAGGCAAGTCTGTTTGGCTCGTTACCGACAGGCTTGTTGTTTATGTTTTTAATTACAGTGCTGCTGTTTAATACGGTTAGGCAACCATTGGTTATCTGGTTAACCGTGCCTCTATCGCTTATTGGCGTTGTTGGAGGATTGTTGTTATTAAATAAGCCCTTCAGTTTTATGGCGCTGTTAGGTTTATTAAGTTTAATTGGAATGCTGCTGAAAAATGGAATTGTGCTCGTTGAACAAATTAAGCTGGAAGCAGACTCAGGTAAGAACTGTTACGATGCAATTTTTGATGCATCGGTTAGCCGGGTTCGGCCGGTTTGTATGGCTGCTATTACTACCATGTTAGGGATGATTCCCCTGATATTCGATGCTTTCTTTGAAAGTATGGCTGTTACCATTATTTTTGGTTTGGGCTGCGCCACAGTACTTACTTTAATTATACTTCCTGTGTTGTATGCGGTGTTTTATCGAGTAAAAGTATAAGCTGGAATTTACCGCTGTATCGTATTTAGTCGTGCGATACAGCGGTAGTTAAGCTGGTAGATTGAAAGAATAAGCACTAAAGATTAATACACCCTAGGATAGGCGCTTCTAAAAATAGTTATTTTGAATCAAACAAGCTTGCCATGTACTTGAGTGTGGCAAGTGTTGTCTATAAACGCCAGCAGTCCTTCCTTGCTCATATCATCTGCTAGTCGTTGCACGGCCTGGCGAGTTTGTCCCATCAGGCGGACTATTTGAGAAACAGTGATGGTTTAAAAATGGCAGGCCGGTTTCGATCTAAGCAATTACAACAAACATCTTAATTGAGTTTTGAAACCCCGTGAAGGGGTTACATTTTTCTATATTTACTGGGTGGCTTAAATAAACTGCACTTATCTTCCCATCCTTCCTGGCTTTTAACATAAACCGTAATTTCGTCAGCATAAGAAGGGAAGCGAAAGCTAGCGTGGCCTTTATTGTTCAGTTTTTTTTGCAGAACAAGCTGACCAGTATCATCATAAGCAGATATTTTTGCTTTTTTAGCGGGTTTACCTTTAGGTAAATAAGCACGTACGGTTACATCATAGTTATTTCTTGAACAATAAAAATTAAATGAGTTGTTTGTTTTACTGTTAAGGGTACATCCGCAGGTGGAAACCATCATCAAACCAATAAAAAGCTTTTTTATCTGTAGCATATGATAAACCTTCCGTTAAAAGGAGCGTATGT
Above is a genomic segment from Spartinivicinus poritis containing:
- a CDS encoding efflux RND transporter permease subunit; translation: MNIAEYSIRNKVISWMFALILLLGGVFSFFQLGQLEFPKFTIKDALVVTSYPGATPQQVEEEVSVQLEDAIQQLAYIDHVTSINSTGLSQIKVEIKDTYNKNTLPQVWDELRRKVYDAQASLPPGVKPSLVVDDFGDVFGILLNITGVGYTYHDLEDYADLLRRELVLVPGVKKVSIDGALPERVYVEISREKMTALGISMQRIFDLLKNQNVVSNAGDIFVGDESIRIHPTGEFNDVKEMERLLISSAGSEQLVYLGDIATIQRGFTDQPNKLYHLNSEPALSLGVSFMAGVNVVDVGRAVMARIDELEGDRPLGMEITSVYNQAEVVDQSVSAFLINLLEAVAIVIVVLLVFMGARSGILMGLILLLTILGTFIVMKVMAIDLQIISLGALVIALGMLVDNAIVITEGMLIGLQKGLTKLEAAKAVVDQTKWPLLGATVIAIMAFAPIGLSADSTGEFVGSLFWVLLVALFLSWITAITLTPFFFDLFYKEVNTTEAAGELYQGAFFTAYKVLLGWCLNHRIITIVAVVALLVSALFGFTKVKNVFFPASTTPIFFVDYWLPEGTDIRATDKAIAQLEKEVNEVPGVVDVTAVIGGGSQRFVLPYAPEDSYSSYGQLIVNMEDLEQLEKALVQVTELLRNQHPEADFRVKKLENGPAPAAKIEARFYGENPEVLRQLAAQAINVFNADPWTDNVRHSWRNRVKVIRPELLEEQARRAGITKNTLDEALLVNFSGKVMGTYRDGTDLIPIVVRAPDKERLSASSLTELQVWSPEYSAYLPISQITSSINIDWESPLIKRRDRKRMLAVYADPVLLSDETADSVFRRLKKQVEAIPLPDGYQLEWGGEYETATKAQASLFGSLPTGLLFMFLITVLLFNTVRQPLVIWLTVPLSLIGVVGGLLLLNKPFSFMALLGLLSLIGMLLKNGIVLVEQIKLEADSGKNCYDAIFDASVSRVRPVCMAAITTMLGMIPLIFDAFFESMAVTIIFGLGCATVLTLIILPVLYAVFYRVKV
- a CDS encoding MarR family transcriptional regulator, producing MTVSQIVRLMGQTRQAVQRLADDMSKEGLLAFIDNTCHTQVHGKLV